AGCTACTTTTTGAGGTTCCTGAGGCTGAAGAAAACACAGGTGAACCCACATCCCTGGTGATTCCGTGGTAATAATAAAAGGACCTTGAGTAATTTCAATTCTCCTGGAATATGACCGTTGGTCAGTATAATTTTTGCCAGTCTTAGGCCATTTCGCCAGGATTGCCTTTAATCTATTCTATCGCATGAAGCCTTGACTTCAATAACGAGGACTTGGTAGGAATTTATGGTCTGATAAGTGCTTGTATAAGTGCTCGGATGGGACCTTCGATGTTGTTCTAGCAGTCCCTGGGAGGATAGCTTAGAATAGAAAAACTTTTCATCGCCCACTTAGTTCATGTAGCTGCTTTAAGTCATTGGTTCCTCGATCTGTTTGTGGAACTGCTCATTTAGTGATCAAACTGcattagaataaaaaaaacgcatataACTGCACCCAGATTGCGAGAGGTTCTAGATCatatttaatgcaaaaatattATGTATTCATCGCTCATCAGAACTGCAGCTACAAAACTCAGCAGCAACATGTACTGGAATGGAAACACATGTTAGAAGCTATTACTTGTTCGACGAGCAATACTCCATGTGCGAAATAGCGTAAAAGCGCAGCACACTTACAACACCGTCCGATTTTATATCATCCACACGCCAGGGAGCATGTCTATCGCAAAGCGCGATCGTAAAATCGTGCATTACACGCAATGATTTGTTTGTGAAAGCTGGAGACGAAACAGTGTTATACGCATGTAATATCTAATTACGGTCCCGTAAACATTAACCGACACCCCCGGCCGGACATGTTTTCAGGTACCAACCCCCGGGGACTGTTTCAGGCATCAACAGCTCCCATCATCATAACAATGTATATATGAAACagatcagtttttttttgccttgccCAGCGTACAAAGGTTAATTTCACACAGAACAACGGCAACGCGTGGCCCCATAGACTAGCGCAGAAGTTTCTGCAGCGAGCTGCTttagtcgaaaaaaaaagatcacttTATGTATGTCCCACGACAAACTAAACCCGCGCACCCAACGACCTTCTCACGGgctcacaaaataaaacctttGCGCACAATAGGAAGTCCAACAAGAACGCACAATGGGTTCCGGGCGGTAGAGAGGTGAGGGCGCAGTACGCACGCTTGTGCCAAAATTGATTTAACTCAAACTTGGAATAGTGCCACCGCGCACTCGATAGGAATGGGCGAATTTCTCTTCCTCTTAAACCAAACTCCAAAATCAGGTAAAGCTGAACCTCGACGTTAAGCGTTCGAGTGGTATTGTTTCAAGAGGAAGGAGACGATCAAACTGTGTTTCCAGCAGGGTTAATGGGTTCCGGTATAAGTCACTCTACTACATCCGGTTATGAGAGTCCGGTCGGGTATAATAGACGTAGAGAAATAGATCCCTCCGCAAGTTCACTTTCTACTGCTTCGCGCTACCTCCGTTCATGGTGAGCTATCATAAAATGTGGGTCAGTCTAGACATTAGTCATCCTAGGTACGTCGTCAGTTGTGTGGCACTATAGCCGGTAATGTGATTTTATGTAAAGCGACAATATTCGATAGGTTTTGGTGCTTTTTGTTCGTACACAAGAAACTAGCACAAAAGCCCTAAAGGCTGGAGTTTACATTAACATTTGTAAAGTTGTTCAATGCTTTCTCTAGCAGCAGCTATTCCTTCAAGATCAGCAAGAGATAAGATGCAGAATAGGTGAAAAATACACATAAAAGACGCTGCCTAACATGCTCTCGTCACTCGCTTTTCGTATGCAAATCCTtgtggtgtggtggtgatCGTACAGTCCGCCACAAGCACAAACAGTCTAGTGGTATGTTTGACTTTAGTCCTATACCAGCATATTACATTTTCTCCTCATTCGAAAACACGGGTTTTATGCCCTCCCGGAACGGATCATCGGTGTTCTAGAAAACCAATAGAAAAGAAGGTGTAAAAATGCAACATGCAATGACGACGGATGGTTTAATGGCCGATGTGTGTACACGCCCGGAACATGTGTTTGCATTTCATGTTCGTTTCATGTCGGCCGCACGAAAGTTGATCGTGTGAGGCAGATCGCACTATACTCAGCGGGGCAGCTGGCAGGTGGCATAACTCTGTGTGACACCACACAATTTTAGAATGCGTCGCGAACGAAAGTCGTCTCTGCAATGGGTAAGCGCTAGCAGCAGATGCAAATTATTAGTGCATCGCGCACGATGAGGTTTACTAACCATGCGACAATTTTGTACCACATTATCCGTTCCATCTCTTATACTACTACACCCCCGTTGTGTTACGTTTAATTCGGCATTTGTTTGCCGAAGAGATAGCATCGTTGTGATGGACGTGATGTCACCGTCCGATGATGGACTTACCCTTTCCACCACGGTCGGTTGGCATCGAAGAATCCAAAGCTGGGCAGACCGGCCGATCCGAAGAAACCCGACTCGAGCGGCGTGTTGAAGAACGTGTTGAAGTGATGCTGGAACAACGAGCTCGTATCGAACGGTGGCCGGTGGCCATCATCTAGCGCTTCCACATCGGGGTGTTGCCCCTTGGCCGGTGGGCGATACGGAGGAGTTAACCCGGGACGATGCACAGGCGATGGTGGAGGTTGTCTGTCGTCCGGATTCTGGCCCAACTGATCGACGAACGTTTCAGCATCCGTTTCTGTACGAACGAAATGAGAACGAAACACGATCAGTGAACGATGCTCAGAGCCAGATCTTTTGAAGAATTCTCATAAATTAATCAGGTATCGATCCGACAAGTATGAGACGGGCTTGATGAAGTCAAAGTACAAGTACAACATCGCTACAAATCATGTTGCAATTTATGCACTCCAAACAGAGATCTCTCGAAAGATCATAATTCAGCTTGTAAGCGACTATGCTGCAGCACCCAGAAGAGCGCAACGTTGCATTTATGAACTATACCATTAATCTCTACAAATCATCGCTACATGAATCGTACAATCAATTTCCCATACGGTACTTACTGGTGGAACCTATATTACTCtgcatgtttcatttttgcaaCATTTCATTCATCGATTTTTAAACTTACCCAATGACTCACGATCCTGGGCACCGATCGTTGCGGTTTCCCGATCCGATCCGGCGAATACTCCGACCGGTTCCGGCACTCTGGAATGGTGATGGGCATTGAAACTGTCAGGCTCTTCTAAATGGTGTAGCATCCAGAGGAAAGGGTTCACATCGGCGGTGGCAACGGGTTCGTGAAACTGGGCCGGCCACTCGGCCAAATCCTCTTCGCCGAGACCAGCCAGCCGGATGACTTCATCGCCAAGGGTACTTTTTGGTAGTTACAAGGTGCACAGAAGTCCACAAGCCGCGGAAGGccaacaaaaccaccaaaaccacATCCAATGATtgttggtgtatgtgtgtgcgtgtgtgtgtttgtgtgtgaaagtTTATTTGGTTGTGTGGTGCATCGGTCCATGTTAAGATCACCATTGTTTCCGAACCCGCAGGCACAGGTTATGGATTTTGTAGCGATACGGACAACCACCGGGCGTAATAACAGTAGATAACGTTTCGCGTAGGTTTCGTAGGTGTGTGGGTTGTTGGTTGGTGGTTagatgaaacgaaaacaaaaaccgaaaccattttcaaaattaaacaattaacgGAGCAGCAACCCGTTGGACGGATCACTGCAGTCGGGATTAATCACATAAAAAGGAAAGTGATGTATTGCAGCGGTGAATGTTAGGGTGTTAATAAATGGGTAGCTACAAACTACGGTTGATGAGCCTCAAAATGGATTATATTAAAACCCTTAAATCGATCGACGGCAACACAGTCTATGTTCTTATACTGTGTTTCATTTAAATCTGATAATTAACAGCACGCTCCTCGCGCATCCCATTAGCAGAACGGTGAGGTAGTTTTGCTTGCGTATCCTACGGGCATAGGCTGAGGGAGAAAGTAGTATCTGGCACAGAACGATTCGATGAAATTCGTTGAAATTGCACACATTTCGGGCTTTCCCCACAATCCTATACCAGTTTCATCAATTCCGGTTTCACTTCAACACTGCGCACGGGGATCGGTAGTTGTCGACCATATTCATTTCTAACTCGTTCTTATCTGACAACGGCCATTATTGAATAATCAACCCTTCAACATATTTCGACGGTTATGGGTGAGACACGGCTCTCTGATTGCACATGGCCAAGCGCTAGCCGAGTGCCAATTGAGGAAAAGGAACACTAACAGCAATAATATTAATACGTCCCTGACCATAGCGCGTTCTCGCATGGGAAGATGGTCCGTTCACGTATAGGAAACGGGAATGGGAAACTTCTAGAAACGTATATTATCTGCCGGCTTACAAACAGAGGGCAGACAATCGTTTGGTGCACAACAATTACTGCAAACCAGTCGAACGGTGTTGAATATGCAATAATTAAATCTAACGCGAGAAGTAAGCGTGCTGATGCTGCGTTGTGACACCAGATCACGATCGAGTGCATATAATTGTTCAATAGCTCAAACAATCGTTAACGATTACAGCTCGGGAAAAAGAAATTCGCATGCGTAAATGGGGCCCTGTACAAGGAAAAGGACGAGTGATCGAGCGCACTGCTCGGGTCGGGTTTTAAGGTTTTAAGGATGGCCGGAACTAACGGTACTATGGGATGGGTTAATGAAGAAAAAGATCATTACTCGAAACAGGTCACCGAACTGGCAACAAAAGCAAGCAACAGCAGGCCGAAGAAGGAACTCCAATTCGTTCGAAAGTGGGACCGTCCCATTCTGCAGAATTTCAACAGCACTGCACGTTGCAATATGGTCACTTTTCACAGAAATCTATTAGAACAATttcgcgcgcacacacacactctttaGAACGGAATAATGCCCAACAGGCAGTTTGACTCCGGAAAAGGTTTCCCTTGCAGCGCACTTGCTCCGCACAACAGCACGGCTTCCAAGAAACAAACGACTGATCGTACCGGTGCACCTGTATTTATAAGTTCCGCAACGCCACGGTAACTGTTCTGCGCTGCGCACGAATCCGATGCTGAGCCGAGTGTACGTAGAAGCGCATACGCATACCGGGAAACCGCGCTGTACGGTTGTGTGCAGGTGGTCGGCTATGGCTGTGGTGGTAAACGCTGTGAGGTAAATAAACACTAAACagatgttattattattattaagcGAAGGAAGGGCAGAAGGGCGTGAAAGCGGGCAGGCGGAAAAAGAGGTGCGATCGCGAAATAAACGAGAAGGAAGAATGGCGTGAAGATTCCCCGGTTTCAACCGCTTGATAGGGGTAACTTTTGCAAGGAAAGGGGGTATCGTTTTTCTGGAAATTTCATCTTCCAGCAGCTCTTCCCATAGTGACGTTGATAGACGTTTCGCGATCACCTTTCTCGCgaaagttgttgttgatgatgatggtgatgatgtctTGAAGAGGCTTTGGTCCCATCGACGGTTGCTGATTtatttaagttaaaaaaacagcaaatctTGCAGAAAAAGACCGGAACAGAGAGAAGCACAGTGCCTGTTGGTTTTATGGCAATGCGGAGAAAGGATAAATTGCTAAAGAGAAGCTGTAATGCATATAATGTGtgtaatatatatttttttaaatcttattTGCCTTACTGTAACTATTTACATATTTATCAGGCGAAACAACTGCTTCGTGGTCTTGATCAACTGCAGGAATCCGCTACTAGCGCTGTTGTCAGCCAATTAATTTATCCTGGCATTTTTGGCGGACACATCAACACCATCGCTCCATCTTAATTATGGCCTACCACGCTTCCCAAAATTACTTTACGAGCTGGGTGTCATTTTAATGACGTGATCAGCCCATCAGTCCGCTGTACGATAGTGAGTTCAACGTATATCTCTCATAGAGTTCGTCATTGTAGCGGTTCATTGTCCTTCATTGttctccattgtccttccacacatagggagccaaaaatccttctgaggaCTAAGAGGGTTTCCTCAGTTTTGGataaagtccatgtctcagaggtGTATGTGAGTATTGGAACTACATAAGTTGTATATAGTCCCAGCATTGTTCGTTGCGACAGGTGTTTTAAATAGAGAAGCTTACTCAGACTGTAGACAGACCGGTTGGCAGCCCGACACCCTAAATGCTTAGTCTCACCATCAATGTCGGTTTTCGGTGTCAACTTTGAACCcaaaaagaagataaaattTTAGACGACTTCAATGGTTCCATCACATATTTGTGCGTACGACAGGATTTGTTAGCAGAACTGATATTGGTGCAaccatcttttttgtttttgtctcgtTGAACTGTAACTATGTATTGTTTCATGTTTAAAGATCTCTCTATTCCTGGCGTAACGGcctactaggtcatgcctgccattactggcttactagaccttattttaccacgtagtcaGATAGTCAGCCCTTGCTACCTTGGGGATTCTTCCGAATTCTTCCgaattttggtccggtccttAAACAGACCgacgccgctaccatcatgcaaTTGAGTCGCACCTAAAAGTCCATAAACCGTTTAAAGATCATGAATCATGGAAAAAACACTAGCAGAACAATTAACAACGTTTTCGAAGAACGATAGCAAAACGAGTGTTTCAGGCAGGAATGCTTTGAATAGTTTCTTTCTGTGCTTTTTAAAGTTTCTCTAAAACAACAATCTTTAATCTTTCACAGTTTCTTCCATTCTATATTTGTTATTATCGTCAGAACGATACATAGGAAAAACGTGCTTATAAAGCTTGCATTACACACGCAGAAACATCACACCACCTGTACCCGCGCACACGAACACAATAGATTTCAGTTCATCACTATTTGATTAGCAAATGCCCTTAAATGTCTGTTTATCTGCTTAGGGAAGCCACGTGCATACCTATTACTCTATTGAATTTGTTACATTTCTATACATCTGGAGGCGATCAATTATATACACGCACTGAGAACCGTTGGAAAGTGATGTCTGATAAAAGTAAAACTCTGCATCGGTAGATAACAGGACACAACAATAACGAATTTGGTGGGCACACATTTAATGAAAAAGAATGCCATTAGGAGAAAGGCTGAGTTTACGACCGAAATCGTAAATGGATCCACTGGGTAATTAGTTTGAGTTGAACCACTTATACTTATAGTTCAGCAACAAAGCGATGCTGGAAAAGAGCAAGGCTGCCGTAGCAAACAGAACGCCACGTATTTTCCAGTGCTGGTTACTGTCTTGTAAAACAGCAAGGATTTTTAACGTTTGCTCTTCCGTATCCTTCAGGGTACCTGCAAAACACAAGTATGTTGTTAATAAAATTCCTACAATTCAGCAATTACTGAATCTACTCTCGATGTTTGCTTCATACATACCTGAGTTTTCGATGACAAAATGTGATTGCTCGCACTTTAACTCTAGTGACATCTGTGCTTTGATACGCTTCTTTGCCTCTGCCTCTGTATATTGGCTGCGGTCCATCAGCCTAGTGACTTGAATATCTTCCTCGCTACAAATATCAAAAGCGCACATTTGATCCACATCCAGCATTTAAGGTATGCAGTCCCATTACTCACCATGTTACGGTTATGATTTTATGTATGTAGTTAAGCATCACTCGAATTTCGAACAAGAGCGGAAGATCGAGTACTACAAAACTATGTCCTAGAAAGAAGCACTTGATCACCTCCTTGTAGATGGTTCGATGAATTTCGGGATGCGTAATTTCGTTCAATAATTTACGTTTCTCTACGTCATCGAATATGATGCGTCCCAGTGCTTCCCGGTTTAGCTCACCGGTACCAGCGTGAAAGATATCCTCACCAAACGTAGCCTTAATTTTATGCCATGCTGGTCGACCCGGCTCAACGACTaaaagtgaaagaaagaatgaaatgttaaaaaaaaacatcagaaTCCAGTCTTGAACTATCGGGTCAGGATGGACAAAATGTGGACAAACTCTGGAAGGGAATGGTTATTTGCTTATGCAACTGATATGCTAAACGAAACGCCCATCAACCCCCACGCTGTACGCTAACCTAGTGACGCGGATGTCAACTGTCCGTTGCATTCCGTTCTGTAAAAACATACCTTGGCGTGCGATCGCATCGGCATCGATCACCGGAACGCCGTTGTCCCGAAATATCTTCGTTACGGTGCTCTTTCCTGACGCGATACCACCGGTTAGGGCGACCAGAAACATTTCACCACTGTTCGACGCGAATTTACCTACGAAATGTTGTGAGGTTGCAGACGGCTTGTGTTGAACTAGCTGTTGGTAGAAGACGGTACCGATTAGGATGTGCTATGTCCCAAGGAGTGTTTCGATTTGCTCACCGTACTCTGCGGCACTGTTTTTAAATGATAAGGTGTATCACGTTTGCCTTAGCATTAGATGGAAATATGTATTAACTTATGGAAAAGCACCTCATCCACTTCCCAAAACCTTTGACACGAACGTCAGCTGTCAATGACTGCGAGCTGGATGTGTTTGTAGTAGTGTGGCACAGCACCTACCAAAACAAGTCCGGCTGTCAAATCAATTCGTTTTCtcaattgtttttattatcagTCTGTTGTAACAAGCCGTGCTTGTTGTACTGGGCAGACTTTTTTACTGAATTGTGTTGCCATACTGAACCAGTTGTTTGTGGGTCGTTGTTAAACTTTTCGCGCATTGGCCAGAGTATTCAACCATCAACATGGAGCAGCTACATGGTGTATTTCGATGCGGTTGCTGTAATGAACTCTGCGAAGATTTGAGAGAATTTGAAACTAGCGTGATGGTGTTGGGAAAATCTGTTCTAGTTCGCGAAATGATCGACATTTTTCAGCTTCCCCAGGTAAAGCGTACGAGTTTTTACTGCTATTGTAAAAGCCTTTCATGGTAGTGATTCTCTTTCAGGGTTGGAGTATCAAAACCAACGATGGTATATGTTTGTTGTGTCTGGAACGGTTGGAATATAGCTACCATTTCTACTACGCAATATTACTAACTACAACGACAgatggaaataattttacCAACGAACAGACACCCGCAGAAGAGACCATCAGTGTAAAGTGTTCCATCTGCGATGCTTCGTTTGCTACCAAGCTGGAATTggaaaagcattcaaaaatacACCATCCGCAGTCAAATCTTCACTTCTACTATTGTCAAGCTTGTAAAAAATCGTTCAAAACCAATCGGGGCATGCTTCAACACAGTAAAATTTATCACGATGCTCACGAAACGTACTGCTGCCACATTTGCGAACGACAGTTCATCACTAAAACCAACTATCTAAACCACATGAGACATCACAAAGATCAAGTGTGCGGCTTCTGTAGCAGCGGTTGGATCGGAGAAACGAAACTGTTAGAACATGTGCGCACCGCCCATTCTGATCGACTGTTCGTTTGTCGGTTTTGTAACAGAAAAGAAAGGCTGAACAAGTGTCTCAACCGGCATCTACGTACAGCACACCAGCAGAAATCGAATCCGTATGTCTGTGGTCACTGCGGGCATGATAGTTATTCCTACGAGTCCTACGAAATGCTAACGGATCATCTACACAAAGACCATCGCGAGGACGATGGGAACGTTCACGAGAAGGATTCATACGGCACACTATTGAATGATACCTTGTTCGGGAAAGAGCTCGAGCTACCGGACACGGATATGATTGGTAAAGAACAGGAGCAATTTTTACACCATTTTAGTTTGATCAGAAGTGCgcatgaaaaaaaggaatttgcCCGACCGTTGGAACCACGAATCGATCAAAGGATGATTCTAGAAGACTTTCTTGATGAGGCATTCGAAAATGACGAAATCTGGAACAAGTACATCGAAAACGGGGAGGAGTATTTGATCGATGATTACGATATCTATTTGAAGGGAATCGAAAGCAGCACGGAGCAAGAACCGTGCATGTACTCATGCCCACAATGTCAACGAGGGTTTGAGAAGCAGAACCATCTAACTGTTCATCTTGCCGAGGACCATGACGTTGCCAGCCTGGTGTGTAACGATTGTGGAGGTAGTTTTACTCGCTTATCAGACTATCGAACACATCGTCGGGAACATCTGAAAGACAATGTTCGATTTCGCGAAATGGAAGAAGCTCTGTCACTCGTACAATGCAAATCCAGGGGCTACTCGATGCACGAGGAAGATAGTGGCTGCACTTTCATCTGCAATTTGTGCGACCGAACCTTTCAACGGAAGCATAATCTTGAAAAGCACAGATGTCGTTTTTCCGATCGTCGTCCCCAACAAGAGCAGTCGTCTGCAGTAGATCGAATAGAGGACGGTATCGAGGAGGCCGAACTGCAGCAATGTACATGTTGTCACTTCCAAACGACATCGAGCTCTGATTTGGACTCCCATCAACGCACACATCGGTCTAACATGGCAGCACCGGATGCGAAGCAGGACGTGATCTACTGTATGCTTTGCGATCGTCGATTTAGCTCTACCTCCGGTTTGAAGTATCATCTAAAGCGACACACGGGCAATAAGGCGTTTGCGTGTTTGTACTGTGAGAAAAGGTTTACAGCCAACTCGAACCTGAACGCCCACATTCGAAATGTGCATAGCAAGAGAAAAAATTTCCGTTGTACCGAGTGCAACGAATCGTTCGCCACTAAAGATCATCTTAACAAGCATCAACGATCTCGGCATCGCCAAGAGCGTGCTTTCGTTTGTGGCGAGTGTGGTAAGAGCTACTTGCAGCGGTCGCATCTAAACGAGCATGTAGCAGCGTGCCACCGGGAAGATAGGTACTTGTGCAACGTATGCAACGGATCATATGTTAGTAAAAGCTCATTGAAACGGCATCAGCACAAGAAGCATCACATCGCGCAGGAAGAAAACACATAAATACATATTAAAAAGACTTTACCAAAGTATCGATTATTTCGTCATCAAAACGAGCAATGTaatgtgtatgtttgtttgacCGGTTAGCGATTTGAGAAAGAGCCGGCagagtaaaaaaaactataattttcaaacaaatttcttTCGGCTGtgtttggaaatatttatatAACTTAAATTAATCGTTCTTTACTAACCATATGggttttcaataatttcattATATTTATGGTACTTATGTTAATTCATTCTCTTACTGGTTTTCTGCTTTAATATTTCCCTATTTTACTTTGGAACAGATCCTTGATTGTAATACCACGAATAAATTGATACCCACACATACAGTGTTTTTTCGACTTATTTCAAAATATCGATTCATTACCCATGTCCACGATCTGTTCACTATTCCTTTTCGGTGCTGCTACATATCTGATGGATCACACCTTACGGTGTCCATCCATTTATATTTCTTTAATCGAAGTAAACCCGGTAGAAATTCAAATACGATTCACGTTTTTTGTAGCGTTAACGATGTATTCGTTACCACCAACCATCTccgaaattaatttaacatgATCGAGAGGGTTTTAGCATTCCTTGGTTAGACTTACTATTCACAGACACTGATAACACTGGGGCAGGCaaaaagcaatttaaaaaaattaacacacatacatacttGGTTAAAATTACACAACAATGAAAGAATTATTTTCATGGTGCTGCggttatcaaaaaaaaaaaaataacaccagTGTTAATAATTTAGTAAGTGATTACTTTACACTTAAACCCCAAACAATACGTATCAGGATatttagagagagagaaagagaccataaaaacatttgtttgttcgacATTTTGTTCCAAATTGGCGAATTGCATTCGTTAGCAATTATGTAAATTGCGCTTGGTTTTTAAACATAGCTGCTCAAAGAAATGGAACAATTAAAGACAAGAACTGAGATGTTACAGTTTTCTTtggtttgtttcaaatttgcttAAATGCGATTAACATTTCGTTCGAAATTCTTGAGTACGCAGATCAAAATCTTGAGTAGGCAGATCTAACAGAGTCACTTAGTAATAAAGAGTACTAAGCAATGTGTGCACTAATGTCACAgtgttgcaaacaaaaatgcaattatCGACAGTCATAAGATAGATTAGGTAAAAGTTGATGGAAGATTTACTCTGTGTTTGCTTTTGGAATGAtccaaatataaaaaaaaaatctccgaGCTGAAAATATCACAACATTTGGAATATAACTTTAACGTTAAATAAAACGGAATAGACAAAAATGTAAAGGATCCTTTCGAATCCACGGAGCAAAAGGGTGTGTTTAGCATACAGTAGGGAAAAGGTAAAGGATCAGAAAATTACAGTATCCATGTTTGAGTACAGGTTAGTTCGAGAGTCCGCAAAAACTATGATATAAATTATTCCTTTGGTCGGAGTGTGTCTTTCCGAACTGTAATATCTATTTTACGTTTTGTTTACTATCGTATTGTGCCTTTTGTTTACCCTGTAATATGTAGCTTAATGTAGAATTGTAGAATGGAATTGTTCAAATTAGAGAGCTCAGCGTTCCGGTGTAATACAGACTACATAGTTTTAATGCGTCAATCTCGGCTACTATTCTTGTTCGACAAGACAATTTGCTTTCGCAATTTACTAATGTTTAGATCgcttattgttgtttttcttttcttggcAAGTGTTAGTGAATGTTGTTCCAAATCATATTAATTTTCATGCTTTATCGGCTGAGAGGACATGCTATtaattatatatataaaatGTATGCTTTTCACGTTCTAATAACAACAATACGTTACCCATTAGATGCTACCGGGTGGTAAGTATTTTAATTTGGTATATATTTACGATTAACATCAGAAAGCCGAGGCGAAAGAGAAGGGAAGAGCGAAAAATAGTGCAAAAATATATCCGATGATCTAAAACTCTACCCTTTTCTTGCGCTGCTCCTTCGGTATGTGGCTTACTTTCGTTAAGAAACGGTTAAATTGAACAAATGTCATGCTATTCAAACTGTAGTCAACTGGTTGTGTGTATCCAATTGCTCAATTGGAAGCAGCCGGATTGCAGCTCTCTACGCGTTAGTTACATAAGCAACCGGGAGTGAAGGAATCGATTATTCGCTT
The Anopheles moucheti chromosome 2, idAnoMoucSN_F20_07, whole genome shotgun sequence genome window above contains:
- the LOC128297531 gene encoding dephospho-CoA kinase domain-containing protein — its product is MFLVALTGGIASGKSTVTKIFRDNGVPVIDADAIARQVVEPGRPAWHKIKATFGEDIFHAGTGELNREALGRIIFDDVEKRKLLNEITHPEIHRTIYKEVIKCFFLGHSFVVLDLPLLFEIRVMLNYIHKIITVTCEEDIQVTRLMDRSQYTEAEAKKRIKAQMSLELKCEQSHFVIENSGTLKDTEEQTLKILAVLQDSNQHWKIRGVLFATAALLFSSIALLLNYKYKWFNSN
- the LOC128297307 gene encoding gastrula zinc finger protein xFG20-1-like isoform X2, translated to MEQLHGVFRCGCCNELCEDLREFETSVMVLGKSVLVREMIDIFQLPQGWSIKTNDGICLLCLERLEYSYHFYYAILLTTTTDGNNFTNEQTPAEETISVKCSICDASFATKLELEKHSKIHHPQSNLHFYYCQACKKSFKTNRGMLQHSKIYHDAHETYCCHICERQFITKTNYLNHMRHHKDQVCGFCSSGWIGETKLLEHVRTAHSDRLFVCRFCNRKERLNKCLNRHLRTAHQQKSNPYVCGHCGHDSYSYESYEMLTDHLHKDHREDDGNVHEKDSYGTLLNDTLFGKELELPDTDMIGKEQEQFLHHFSLIRSAHEKKEFARPLEPRIDQRMILEDFLDEAFENDEIWNKYIENGEEYLIDDYDIYLKGIESSTEQEPCMYSCPQCQRGFEKQNHLTVHLAEDHDVASLVCNDCGGSFTRLSDYRTHRREHLKDNVRFREMEEALSLVQCKSRGYSMHEEDSGCTFICNLCDRTFQRKHNLEKHRCRFSDRRPQQEQSSAVDRIEDGIEEAELQQSPDAKQDVIYCMLCDRRFSSTSGLKYHLKRHTGNKAFACLYCEKRFTANSNLNAHIRNVHSKRKNFRCTECNESFATKDHLNKHQRSRHRQERAFVCGECGKSYLQRSHLNEHVAACHREDRYLCNVCNGSYVSKSSLKRHQHKKHHIAQEENT
- the LOC128297307 gene encoding PR domain zinc finger protein 5-like isoform X1 yields the protein MEQLHGVFRCGCCNELCEDLREFETSVMVLGKSVLVREMIDIFQLPQGWSIKTNDGICLLCLERLEYSYHFYYAILLTTTTDGNNFTNEQTPAEETISVKCSICDASFATKLELEKHSKIHHPQSNLHFYYCQACKKSFKTNRGMLQHSKIYHDAHETYCCHICERQFITKTNYLNHMRHHKDQVCGFCSSGWIGETKLLEHVRTAHSDRLFVCRFCNRKERLNKCLNRHLRTAHQQKSNPYVCGHCGHDSYSYESYEMLTDHLHKDHREDDGNVHEKDSYGTLLNDTLFGKELELPDTDMIGKEQEQFLHHFSLIRSAHEKKEFARPLEPRIDQRMILEDFLDEAFENDEIWNKYIENGEEYLIDDYDIYLKGIESSTEQEPCMYSCPQCQRGFEKQNHLTVHLAEDHDVASLVCNDCGGSFTRLSDYRTHRREHLKDNVRFREMEEALSLVQCKSRGYSMHEEDSGCTFICNLCDRTFQRKHNLEKHRCRFSDRRPQQEQSSAVDRIEDGIEEAELQQCTCCHFQTTSSSDLDSHQRTHRSNMAAPDAKQDVIYCMLCDRRFSSTSGLKYHLKRHTGNKAFACLYCEKRFTANSNLNAHIRNVHSKRKNFRCTECNESFATKDHLNKHQRSRHRQERAFVCGECGKSYLQRSHLNEHVAACHREDRYLCNVCNGSYVSKSSLKRHQHKKHHIAQEENT